Genomic window (Mesorhizobium sp. M4B.F.Ca.ET.058.02.1.1):
GGGTGATGAAGCCGAGCCTGCCGCCGGTCTCGGCGACATGGACATAGCGGGCCGGCCCGCCGGTCTTGTAGGGGATGTCGTTCAGCGTGAACTGACGCTCGAGTGAGGCCCTGAGCAGGGACAACGGCAGATACTGGTCGGTGCGGTCGGCGTCGATCTCGCCCATCGGCATGGTTTCGATGACGGTGAGGTCCATGCCGCGGCCATGCGCCCAGCGCAGCATCTCAGGCAGCTCCAGGTCATTGAAATCCTTCAGCGCCACGGCGTTGAGCTTGACCTTCAGCCCCGCCGCCTGCGCGGCGTCGATGCCTTCCATGACCTTGCCGAGATGGCCCCAGCGGGTGATCTGGTGGAACTTGTCGGCGTCGAGCGTGTCCAGCGAGACATTGATGCGCCTGACCCCGCAATCGGCGAGTTCCGCGGCAAAGCGCGACAGCTGCGAGCCGTTGGTGGTCAGCGTCAGTTCTTCCAGCGCGCCGCTCTTCAGATGGCGCGACAACTGGCGCACCAGATGCATGATGTTCTTGCGCACCAGCGGTTCGCCGCCGGTGAGACGCAGTTTCCGCACACCCTTCTCGATGAAGACGGTGCAGAGCCGGTCGAGCTCTTCCAGCGACAGCAGATCCTTCTTGGGCAGGAAGGTCATATCCTCGGCCATGCAATAGGTGCAGCGGAAATCGCAGCGGTCGGTGACCGACACCCTGAGATAGCTGATCGTTCGACCGAAGGGATCGATCATATCCATGTTGCAAGCATTTCCCGTGACCTCGAGCAGCGGCGCTGCAAGCGTTATATATGGCTATGTGATACGATCCGCTGCTTCATTCAAGATAGCCGCTCTCGATCTTTGGTAACATTCCCCGGCCGACATTGCATGTCGGCTGCGCTCCAATGGCCTTTTCGCCTGCGGCGAAGCAGCGTAGGGAAGGGTTGAAACGACGCAGGAACGATCCGCATGACCGCGCCGAAGGAACTCCGGGTCTCGAAGGACCGCAAGCTGCTTACCGTCACCTTTGCGGACCACCAGCCGTTCGAATTGCCGGCCGAGCTGCTGCGCGTGCTGTCGCCCTCGGCGGAAGTGCAGGGCCATTCGCCGGAGCAGCGCGTGACCGTGCCCGGCAAGCGCAATGTCGCCATCCTCAAGATAGAGCCGGTCGGCAACTATGCGGTGCGCATCACCTTCGACGATTTCCACGACACTGGGATATTCACGTGGAACTACCTGCACACGCTGGGTCACGAGAAGGAGGCGCGCTGGAGCGCCTATCTCGCCGAGCTGGCGGAGAAGGGGCTCGGCCGCGACCGTTAGGCCGTGTCATCCGCACTGTCGTCAGGGCGTCATGGATGTGGAGTAGCGCCGGCAAAGGTTTGGAGACAAAAAGATGTCGGTCATCACAACGGTCGAACAGCTCGAAGCGCTCTATGGGGCTCCAGGCGAAGCCTCGATCGTCAAGGAACTCGACCACATCATCCCCGAATACGCCGCCTTCATCGAGGCCTCGCCCTTCGCGGCACTGGCGACCGCCGGGCCGGAGGGGCTCGACTGCTCGCCGCGCGGCGATCTCGGCGGCTTCGTGCGCATCCACGACCAACAGACGCTGATGATGCCTGACCGCCGCGGCAACAACCGCGCCGATTCGCTGAAGAACATCATCCGCGACCCTCGCGTCGGCCTCTTGTTCCTGGTGCCCGGATCGGGCACCACGCTGCGCGTCAATGGCAGGGCTCACATCACCACCGACGCCGGGCTCTGCGCCTCCTTCAGCGTCGACGGCAAACCTGCACGTTCGGTCACCGTGATTGCCGTCGATTCGGTCTATTTCCAATGCGCCCGCGCCATCGTCCGGTCGGAGCTGTGGAACCCGGCGAAGCATGTCGATCCGAAAGCGCTGCCGACGCCCGGCCAAATACTGGAAATCACCAGCCGGAAAAACATCGACGGCGAAACCTACGACAGGGAATGGCCCGAGCGGGCAAAGAAGACGATGTGGTAGATTCAGGTGAGGCTGGCGTGCAAATGGCGGCCTCCTGCGCTTCCTGTGCTCACGCACGTTAAGTACGCTTCGCTCCGGTTATCGGAGGCCATCATCTTCGGCGCATCCTGACCTGCATCTCGGTGCGCCGGCGCTTATGCTTCCTTCAGCACATCGGCGATCTTGCGCATCTGCTCACCGATCATGTCGCACTGCTCCGCAGTCGACTGGCTCATCGCCTTCTCGATCAGCGCCATGTGAACCTTCAGCGCCTGCATCAGCAGGGCTTCGCCTTCCACGGTCAGGCTTAGCCTGAGCACGCGCTTGTCCTTCTCGTCGCCCTCGCGGCGCAGCAGGCCGCGGGTCTCCAGCTGCGGCAAGAGCATGGTGATGTTGGAGCGCCCGACCAAGAGCTTGCGGGCAAGGTCATGCTGCGACATGCCGGGATGGCGGTAGAGGTTCATCAGAACGTCGAGCTGTGCCGGCTTGAGATCCAACGGTGCCAGTTTCACCGCCAGCGTGCGCTCCACCACATGGCAGGCGCGCGCCACCGCGACCCAGTTGCGAAAGCGCGGGTTGTCCCAGGGCAGGTCTTGCTTAATGTTCATGTTTGAACTATTATGTTCATGCTTGAACGAATGGATGGATCGACACTATGGCATCATTTGGTCTGAAGGTCATCCGGGGCGTGTTCGGCGCGGCCGAGCATGTGGCACCTCGCCTCAGCGGTCGCGCCGCGTTCGAACTGTTCTGCCGCACGCCGAACGTCAAGGCGCTGAGCGACGGCGAGCGCCGCGCTGTCGAGCGGGCCGCGGCCTTCATGGCCGAGGCGCGGCATCATCGGCTGAAGACGAAGAAGGGCTGTGTCATGGTGCATGAATTCCGGCCCGAGCCGGGCAGGGCGCCGGCCGGCACCGTGCTCGTCATCCATGGCTGGCGTTCGCGCACCGAATATATGCGCGCGCTGATCGAAGGATATCGCGGCGCCGGCTACAAGGTTGTCTCGCTCGACCTTCCGGGCCACGGCCAATCGCAGGGCCGCCGTCTGAACATGGTCAACGCGGTCGAGGCGGCAAGGGTCGCCGGCGAATGGTTCGGTCCGTTCAAGGTTATCGTCGGCCATTCCTTCGGCGGCGCCGTCGCCGCCAACGCCGTCGCCGGTTCGGTCAGGGGCATCCAGCCTATCGCGGCCGAAGGCTTGGTGCTGATCGCGGCGCCGAGCTCACTGCCGGCGATCTTCGCCGACTTCAGCAGCATGCTCAATGTCGGCCCGCGCTCGCAGGTCGCCATGGCCGATCGCGTCGAAAAACTCTCCGGCCGACCGCTCGGCGAATTCACCGGCGACCGCCAGCTCGCGGAAGCGCTGGTGCCGACGCTGGTCATCCATGCGCCCGACGACCGCGAAGTCTCTGCCGACCATGCCACGCGCTATGCCGGCGCCGGCGATCATGTCAGCCTGCATTGGGTCGACGGGCTCGGCCACCGCCGCATCCTCGCCGACAAGGGCGTGGTCGAACGCGCCGTCCGCTTCGCGGCCGAGCACCGCGACTCGACGTTGATGCATTGAAGCGCTGTCAGTCGGCCTTCTTCTTCTGCCCCGGCTCGACCGGCAGTCCGGCCGCCTTCCAGGCGGTGTAGCCGCCAAGGATGTGCTTGACCGGCGAAAGGCCCATGTCCTGCGCCGTTTTGGTGGCCAGCGCCGAGCGCCAGCCGCCGGCGCAGAAGAAGACAAAGCTCTTGCCCGAGGCGAAGAACGGCTTGTGATAGGGGCTTTCCGGATCGATCCAGAATTCCAGCATGCCGCGCGTGACATGCCTGGCGCCGGGGATCTTGCCGTCGCGCTCGACCTCGCGCGGATCGCGCAGGTCGACGAAGATCGTGTCCTCGTCCTCGATTAGCCCCGCCGCTTCCTCCGGCGACACCACCTCGATCTCGGCGTTCGCCTCGTCGAGCAACTCGCGATAGCCTTTTTTCACCGGCGCATTCCTCCCGACCGTGGCTTGCCCACCAGATTTCCAGCACAAGGGCTGGCATTTGTCACGCGGCGTTGGTGCCGGCCATGGCTAGCCACGCCACCCTGGCGCGCCAGCCAACGTGGCCATCCGGCGGGCAGGGCACGAAGTGCCGATTCGTCGCAAGCACCATGTGGACCACCAACGCCGGCGCCGACGCCTGATGCAACCGCCATGGGCCGAAGCCGCTTCGCCCAAGACTGTCACCAACTTGTGAAACTGTTCTGCAACAGCGGCGCCGAAATTTATGGAAGCTTAACGAAATCAGTATGAATCGGTATAATCGCGCCTTACATCCGCCATGCGGTGGGCGTGACCGTCTAGCGGCGCGGAACGGGAGCCGGTTCACAACCGGAGCGGGTGATCATGAAAATTTTCGGAAACACGGCCTGCGTGATGCCGCTTGCGGTTGCCGCGACGCTGGCTCTCGGCGCCCCGCAGGCGAACGCGCAAGGCCTGTTCGACATGCTGTTCGGTGGCGGCGTCCGGCATAACCCGCAAGGCGAATTCCCGCCGCCGCCCAAGCCGAGACCCAGCAAGGTGCCAGCCGGCGGTGGCTCCAGGATCAGCAGCCCGTCCTACTACACCTACAAGGCCGACCGTCTCGTGCGCGTCAACTTTTCAGCGTTGGTGCCGGCGCCGGCGACTGTGGCGGCGCAGGACGCCGCCTTCGTGCCATCTGTCGCCAGCGATGCCTTCCGCGAAGCGATCGCCGGACTGGGTGACTACGAACTTTATGCTGAGCCCGACATCGCCAAGGCGCTGATCGCCTACTACTCGGCCAATCCGGATTTCATCTGGGTGACCGGAACCACCCCCAACAGCCGTGCGCAGGACGCGGTGCGGGTGCTAGGCGAGGCGGCGAGCTATGGCCTGACGCCAGCCGACTACTCGGTCGACGTTCCGGCCGCATCATTCTCGGCCAGCGCGGACGAGCGCCTGAAGGAACTCGTCCGCTTCGAGATGGCGCTGTCGGCGCGCGTGCTGCGCTATGCCCATGATGCCCAGAGCGGCCGCGTCGATCCCAACCGGATGACCGGCTACTATGATTTCCCGGCCAAGCCACTGGATATGGACGGCGTGCTGAAGACGCTTGCGCACACGCAGGAGGTTCGCACCTATCTGGAATCGCGCCATCCGCAGAACGCGGAGTATCAGGCGCTGCGCGTCGAGCTGGAAGCGCTGCAGGCCAGCGAGGAAAACGAGATCGTCGTCGACCCCAAGCTGTTGCTGAAGCCAGGCGAGAGCAGTCCCGAACTGCCCAAGCTCCTGACGCTGATCGCGCGCAACCTAGATGACGAGATGGGCGGCGACTATGGCGAGGTCCTTGCCAGGCTGGGCAAGAGCGAGCTCTACGATCCCGAGCTGGTGCCTGTCATCAAGGCGGTGCAGAAGCGGGCCGGCATGAAGGGTGACGGCGTGATCGGTCCGCGCACGGTGGCGTCGCTCGCCGGAACTTCCAAGGCCGACAAGATCACCAAGGTCGAGGTCGCGCTGGAAGAGTTGCGCTGGCTGCCGTCCGATCTCGGCAGCCCGCGTGTCTTCATCAACCAGCCGGCCTTCACCGCCGCCTATATCGACAATGGCGAGGAGAAGCTGAAAACCCGCGCGGTCGTCGGCAAGGTTACCAACCAGACGGCTTTCTTCTACGACCAGATCGAACAGGTCGATTTCCATCCCTATTGGGGGGTGCCGCAATCGATCATCGTCAACGAGATGCTGCCCAGGCTGCGCAACGATCCGGGCTATCTCGACCGTGCCGGCTATGAAGTGACGGATTCGAGCGGGCGGCGCGTGCCGTCATCGGCGGTCAATTGGGGCGCCTACGGCGCCAACATCCCCTACAGCGTGCGCCAGCAGCCGAGCGAGGCCAATGCGTTGGGTGAGCTGAAGATCCTGTTCCCCAACAAGCACGCCATCTACATGCATGACACGCCGCAGAAATCCTTCTTCGAGCGCGACATGCGCGCGCTCAGCCATGGCTGCGTGCGCTTGCAGGATCCGCGCGGCATGGCGGCGGCGGTGCTCGGCACCTCGGTCGACTACATCGCCGAGAAGTTGAAGCACGGTCATTCGACCGAAAAGGTGACCCGCACCATCCCTGTCTATGTCGCCTATTTCACCGCCTGGCCCGACATGTCCGGCAATGTCGAGTATTTCAACGACGTCTACGACCGTGACACGAGGCTGATGCAGGCGCTGGACGCGACCGAGGCGGTGCGCTCTCCGGCGAGCTAGCTCAGGCGCGCTCGAAGAGCGGGCGTCTGAAGCCGGCGTCGCGCCCGGCGATCAGCCAATAGATCAGGCCGGCGACCAGGCCGGCGGCGGCGATGATCCCAGTGTCGGCCCAGCGCTCGGGACTCTCAGGCGCGTCCGGCCAGATCAGCGTGAAACCCGCGGCCGCCGCAATGGCGCCGAAGACCATGTGCAGCAGGAAGCTGCGCAACGAGAAAAACTCCGCGATCAAGGCGAAGGCGAGGGTCTGCATCCACGTCAGGATGATCGTCAGGAAGTAGACGAACATGCCGAGCGGCGGCACCAGCAGCACGGCGATCGGGCTGATGCCCATGAGGTCGAAATAGGCCGGCGCGTTGGGCAGCGAACTGAGTATCCCATAGATCGCCGCTACTGCGATCAGCCCGACGAGAACGGCCACCAGATAGCCGGCAAGCATCATCAGGACGCGCTTCAATACGTGTTTTACCACTGCCCTGCACCCCCGTGCCCGCATCCGTGGAGCAGCAGTCAGCCATCAAAGCCGGTTTTGTGCAAGGGGAGGCGAGGCGACGACAGGCATCGCCGGTCCGCCGCGATCCGCAGAGAGTGCGCGGTGCGGAATGGTCGAATGGTGGCGGCGCAGCGTCCTATCTGGTCTCGCTCGGTTCTGCGGTCACCGGGTCGTAGGAGATTTCGACCTTCGCCTTGTCGGTCGTATAGTAGGTAACGGTGTAGACACCGCTGTCCCAGCCAACCTCCTTCACATAGCGGAAGTCAGGACGTTGCTCGACCTTGGCGATGATCTCCGACAGCTTCTTGGCGTTCGATGGCGGCAGCGGCCTTTCATCGGCCGCGAAGGCGGGTCCGCCGAGGAGAAGAACCGCAAGGCCGGTCGTCAAAACAACAGTGCGCATGATTGCCCCTCATCTCGTGCTGGCATGGATGCCGTAAAGAACTCGCCCGCGTCCCTGTTGGTTCCGCCAGTGGAGTACAACGCCTGTTCCAGGGGCGGCCTGGCGACTGCGGGTGACGACGGAGCCATGTGCATTCGGCCCAGCTGAAATAGAGAAAATTCAGTAATTCCAATACGAAAGGGCGAGCTAACAATGCACAACCTGAGTAACAAACGGCTAACCATGCAAGCGGCCGCGCGCTGCGTTCAATTAGCGGATCGTAGTAGAGCTTTTGCGAAGACCCTGTTAGACTTGCTAACATAACAGGGTGGCAACGGCGCGCCGAGCCTGCCGACGATCTTTCGTCGGCAAACGGTGAAGTGTTCAACAAAGCGGAAGTCGCCTGTGCTGGACCGCAAGCAGGGACCGGGGGCTTCGACCATGGCTGAACGGAACTACACCCGTCAGCTGGCGACCATCATTTCTATCGATGCCGTCGGATTCTCGCGGTTGATGGGCATCGACGACGAGTTGGCCGTCGCCGCTTTCGAGGAACGACGCGACATTATCGCCGATAGCTGCGTGGCGTTTGGCGGCCGGACTTTCGGCGACGCCGGCGACAGCATCATGGCCGAATTCGGCAATCCGATCGAAGCCTTGCGCGCCGCCTTCGATTTCCAGGGTAGGATCGTAGCGCTTAACGCCGCCGTCGCCGAGGACATGCGCATGCCTTTTCGCGCCGGCATCAACACCGGCGACGTCATCGTGCGCGAGGGCCGCCTCTATGGCGACGACGTCAACATCGCCGCCAGGCTGCAGGAGTTCGCGCCGCATGACGGCCTCGCCATTTCGGAGACGACATGGCACCACGTGAAGGACAAGACCGCGGCCGAATTCACCGACCTTGGCGAATTCATGCTGAAGAACATCGCGCTGCCGGTGCGGGTGATGATAGCGGGCCGCGGTGGCAATGCGTCGCCAGCGGCGCCGCTCGCCGCCATTTCGCCAGCCGTCAGCCAGCAAAAGTCGCCGCCCAAAGGCCCGCCGGCGATTGCCGTGCTGCCTTTCGCCGGCGATGGTGGCGAGCGCGACGTCGGCTACATGGCCGATGGCATCGCCGAGGACATTATCTACGGCCTCTCGAACACGAGATGGCTTTCAGTGATCGCCAAGAGCTCCAGCTTCCAATTTCGCGACGATAGCCTGGGCACGCGGGTAATCGGCAACGCGCTTGGCGCGCGCTACATCGTCAGCGGCACTCTGACGCGCAATGGCAGCCAGATCCGCCTCAACACCTCGCTTGCCGACACCTCGAACGGACGGCTGGTCTGGTCGCAGCGCTTCGACCGCGACCTCGTCGACATCTTCAAGCTGCGCGACCAGATCGGCAGCGAGATCGTCTCGATGCTCGACAAGGAAGTGGACCGGGCCGAACAGGCGCGCACCTTCCAGGTGCCGTGGGAAAGCCTGGAGACCTGGCAATTGGTTCGACGCGGTCGCTGGCACATGAACCGGCGCACGCGCGGCGATACCGAAATCGCCCTGGATTTCTTCGAAAAGGCCTATCGGGAGGACGCCAATTCCAGCGCCGTGCTGAACGAGCTGGCATGGTGGTATTTCTGGCGGGCGTGGCTGCGTTTTGGCGACAGCGATGACCTGGACAAGGTCGAGCAGTACGCGCGCAAGGCCTTGCTGATGGACAGCCTGGACGCGCGCCCGCACGCCCATCTTGGCGTCATCGATATCATGCGGGGTCAGCCGCGGGCCGCGATCGAGCATCTCGAGGAAGCGCTGCACATCAACCCGAGCTTTGCCTTTGCGCGCTCGGCCATGGGCAGCGCCAAGCTTCTGCTCGGAGATGCCGCCGACGCCATACCGTTCTTCCTCGATACCGAGCGGCTGAGTCCTTTCGATCTCTACCGGTTCCACAATCTGGGGGAACTGGGGGTCGCCTACAGTTTCGTCGAGAACTGGCCGGCCGTGATCGCCACGGCCGATCGTTCGCTCAACCTGTCGCCTGGCTATTTCTACGCCCGATACCTGAAGATCGGCGCCTTGATGCGCAGCGGCCGTGTCGATGAGGCCAAACGCGAACTGGCGATTTTCACGACCAGGCATCCGGACTTCTCGGAGCAGCGGGTGCGCTGGATACCTTTCGCCAACAAGGCCGCGAATGAATTCCTCATCGCCAATTTCGAACTGGCAAGATCGGCGATGTGATTTCGCGGAGGCGATGGGCTGGACACAGATGATTGTGAAAAGAATCACATACTCCGAGCCGATGCGACCATAGGCCAAGAGACGGCCGGCATCGCAATGAGGTGGACAGCCGGGGGGCTTGAACGTGCATGATCAAGTTAAAGTACTTCGATAAAGTCCGCGCGGCCCAGAAAAGCCAGCGACCGCTGTCGGAAATGCCGCCTTTCGACATTGAACGGCTCCGCGCCAAGGGCTTGGC
Coding sequences:
- a CDS encoding PepSY domain-containing protein, which gives rise to MRTVVLTTGLAVLLLGGPAFAADERPLPPSNAKKLSEIIAKVEQRPDFRYVKEVGWDSGVYTVTYYTTDKAKVEISYDPVTAEPSETR
- the moaA gene encoding GTP 3',8-cyclase MoaA; its protein translation is MDMIDPFGRTISYLRVSVTDRCDFRCTYCMAEDMTFLPKKDLLSLEELDRLCTVFIEKGVRKLRLTGGEPLVRKNIMHLVRQLSRHLKSGALEELTLTTNGSQLSRFAAELADCGVRRINVSLDTLDADKFHQITRWGHLGKVMEGIDAAQAAGLKVKLNAVALKDFNDLELPEMLRWAHGRGMDLTVIETMPMGEIDADRTDQYLPLSLLRASLERQFTLNDIPYKTGGPARYVHVAETGGRLGFITPMTHNFCESCNRVRLTCTGTLYMCLGQEDAADLRAPLRASEGNELVSAAIDEAIGRKPKGHDFIIDRRTSRPSVSRHMSVTGG
- a CDS encoding pyridoxamine 5'-phosphate oxidase family protein, whose translation is MSVITTVEQLEALYGAPGEASIVKELDHIIPEYAAFIEASPFAALATAGPEGLDCSPRGDLGGFVRIHDQQTLMMPDRRGNNRADSLKNIIRDPRVGLLFLVPGSGTTLRVNGRAHITTDAGLCASFSVDGKPARSVTVIAVDSVYFQCARAIVRSELWNPAKHVDPKALPTPGQILEITSRKNIDGETYDREWPERAKKTMW
- a CDS encoding DUF971 domain-containing protein codes for the protein MTAPKELRVSKDRKLLTVTFADHQPFELPAELLRVLSPSAEVQGHSPEQRVTVPGKRNVAILKIEPVGNYAVRITFDDFHDTGIFTWNYLHTLGHEKEARWSAYLAELAEKGLGRDR
- a CDS encoding adenylate/guanylate cyclase domain-containing protein encodes the protein MAERNYTRQLATIISIDAVGFSRLMGIDDELAVAAFEERRDIIADSCVAFGGRTFGDAGDSIMAEFGNPIEALRAAFDFQGRIVALNAAVAEDMRMPFRAGINTGDVIVREGRLYGDDVNIAARLQEFAPHDGLAISETTWHHVKDKTAAEFTDLGEFMLKNIALPVRVMIAGRGGNASPAAPLAAISPAVSQQKSPPKGPPAIAVLPFAGDGGERDVGYMADGIAEDIIYGLSNTRWLSVIAKSSSFQFRDDSLGTRVIGNALGARYIVSGTLTRNGSQIRLNTSLADTSNGRLVWSQRFDRDLVDIFKLRDQIGSEIVSMLDKEVDRAEQARTFQVPWESLETWQLVRRGRWHMNRRTRGDTEIALDFFEKAYREDANSSAVLNELAWWYFWRAWLRFGDSDDLDKVEQYARKALLMDSLDARPHAHLGVIDIMRGQPRAAIEHLEEALHINPSFAFARSAMGSAKLLLGDAADAIPFFLDTERLSPFDLYRFHNLGELGVAYSFVENWPAVIATADRSLNLSPGYFYARYLKIGALMRSGRVDEAKRELAIFTTRHPDFSEQRVRWIPFANKAANEFLIANFELARSAM
- a CDS encoding murein L,D-transpeptidase, giving the protein MKIFGNTACVMPLAVAATLALGAPQANAQGLFDMLFGGGVRHNPQGEFPPPPKPRPSKVPAGGGSRISSPSYYTYKADRLVRVNFSALVPAPATVAAQDAAFVPSVASDAFREAIAGLGDYELYAEPDIAKALIAYYSANPDFIWVTGTTPNSRAQDAVRVLGEAASYGLTPADYSVDVPAASFSASADERLKELVRFEMALSARVLRYAHDAQSGRVDPNRMTGYYDFPAKPLDMDGVLKTLAHTQEVRTYLESRHPQNAEYQALRVELEALQASEENEIVVDPKLLLKPGESSPELPKLLTLIARNLDDEMGGDYGEVLARLGKSELYDPELVPVIKAVQKRAGMKGDGVIGPRTVASLAGTSKADKITKVEVALEELRWLPSDLGSPRVFINQPAFTAAYIDNGEEKLKTRAVVGKVTNQTAFFYDQIEQVDFHPYWGVPQSIIVNEMLPRLRNDPGYLDRAGYEVTDSSGRRVPSSAVNWGAYGANIPYSVRQQPSEANALGELKILFPNKHAIYMHDTPQKSFFERDMRALSHGCVRLQDPRGMAAAVLGTSVDYIAEKLKHGHSTEKVTRTIPVYVAYFTAWPDMSGNVEYFNDVYDRDTRLMQALDATEAVRSPAS
- a CDS encoding MarR family transcriptional regulator, whose translation is MNIKQDLPWDNPRFRNWVAVARACHVVERTLAVKLAPLDLKPAQLDVLMNLYRHPGMSQHDLARKLLVGRSNITMLLPQLETRGLLRREGDEKDKRVLRLSLTVEGEALLMQALKVHMALIEKAMSQSTAEQCDMIGEQMRKIADVLKEA
- a CDS encoding rhodanese-like domain-containing protein codes for the protein MKKGYRELLDEANAEIEVVSPEEAAGLIEDEDTIFVDLRDPREVERDGKIPGARHVTRGMLEFWIDPESPYHKPFFASGKSFVFFCAGGWRSALATKTAQDMGLSPVKHILGGYTAWKAAGLPVEPGQKKKAD
- a CDS encoding alpha/beta hydrolase, which codes for MASFGLKVIRGVFGAAEHVAPRLSGRAAFELFCRTPNVKALSDGERRAVERAAAFMAEARHHRLKTKKGCVMVHEFRPEPGRAPAGTVLVIHGWRSRTEYMRALIEGYRGAGYKVVSLDLPGHGQSQGRRLNMVNAVEAARVAGEWFGPFKVIVGHSFGGAVAANAVAGSVRGIQPIAAEGLVLIAAPSSLPAIFADFSSMLNVGPRSQVAMADRVEKLSGRPLGEFTGDRQLAEALVPTLVIHAPDDREVSADHATRYAGAGDHVSLHWVDGLGHRRILADKGVVERAVRFAAEHRDSTLMH